Proteins encoded within one genomic window of Leptospira stimsonii:
- a CDS encoding LIC11612 family fibronectin-binding protein has protein sequence MRLLVFKRVLLAVLPLLIFDVSGVFSETGGLKDRPLSVALVCEPPSKADKVRFYKSTSLFFKRLKAKRTQENGTAFFVGYGTFANETPTEQLVQATQNGYDLYLFSKDAKENLPSASIPGSIPWISFRIEKKIEIPQKEKRSTPKNSSKKKTKPSKSQKKKPISEKTKGKKNSTSQKSKNSNVPELQSEKVDSKEETSTTISFGRASWELSFDSLKFWFSTSTDAKDIPFESDRIYFLLGEKNSEEWASLLEGRTENSTWIRLLSQPQDLRFSEGIYYTGCASPSIPNGISVLNFFFRGNRLIRLKQESFSLNSDGSGKSWDLE, from the coding sequence ATGCGACTCTTGGTTTTCAAACGAGTCCTTCTTGCAGTTCTCCCTCTTCTAATTTTCGACGTTTCCGGTGTTTTTTCGGAAACGGGAGGACTGAAGGATCGACCTTTGAGCGTGGCGCTTGTTTGTGAACCTCCCTCCAAAGCCGACAAGGTCCGCTTTTACAAATCAACGTCTTTATTTTTCAAAAGGTTAAAAGCGAAACGGACTCAGGAGAATGGGACCGCATTCTTTGTCGGTTACGGAACCTTCGCAAACGAAACGCCTACGGAACAACTCGTGCAGGCGACCCAAAACGGATACGATCTGTATCTCTTTTCCAAAGATGCCAAAGAGAATCTACCTTCCGCAAGCATTCCTGGAAGTATTCCTTGGATTTCCTTTCGAATCGAAAAAAAAATAGAAATTCCCCAAAAAGAAAAAAGATCCACTCCGAAAAATTCTTCGAAGAAAAAAACCAAACCCTCAAAGTCACAGAAGAAAAAACCAATCTCGGAAAAAACGAAGGGAAAGAAGAATTCAACTTCCCAGAAATCGAAGAATTCCAATGTACCCGAATTGCAATCGGAAAAGGTCGATAGCAAAGAGGAAACGTCTACGACTATTTCTTTTGGAAGGGCTTCTTGGGAATTGAGTTTTGATTCTTTGAAATTTTGGTTTTCCACAAGCACGGACGCAAAAGACATTCCTTTCGAATCCGATCGAATCTACTTTTTATTAGGAGAAAAAAACTCCGAGGAATGGGCATCTCTCTTGGAAGGACGAACGGAAAATTCTACTTGGATTCGCCTGTTGTCGCAACCGCAAGATCTGCGTTTTAGTGAAGGAATTTATTACACGGGTTGTGCTTCTCCTTCGATTCCAAACGGAATCTCCGTTTTGAATTTTTTCTTTCGTGGAAACCGACTGATCCGGCTCAAACAGGAAAGTTTTTCTCTCAACAGCGACGGCTCTGGAAAATCTTGGGATCTGGAATAA
- a CDS encoding Mrp/NBP35 family ATP-binding protein — translation MATIEAVKIQRELAKIKHPELKKDIVSLGMVGSLDIQEGETNILLKTPSQDRRIQIGLEAQIRQSLTKIEGVGKVKIKFEVDPKLVLDDSNKIPGVKNVIAIGSGKGGVGKSTVTVNLAALAASLGYKVGVLDADIYGPSVGKMFGINGRVALKAEEDKIYPLEKDGLKIISFSFLIDEKQPVVWRGPMLGKAIEQFLYDIVWDDLDYLFIDLPPGTGDVQLSLAQLIDLNGAVIVTTPQSVALLDANRASAMFAQVKVPILGIVENMSEFICPKCGHASAIFSKGGGQRLAESSDARFLGGIPLTMEIMNAGENGKPVILKDKDGPIYKAYKSIFDHLNEEIKKWE, via the coding sequence ATGGCCACAATCGAAGCAGTTAAGATCCAAAGAGAACTTGCCAAAATCAAACATCCGGAACTCAAAAAAGATATCGTCTCGCTTGGAATGGTAGGGTCCCTTGATATCCAAGAAGGAGAAACGAATATTCTCCTCAAAACACCCAGTCAAGACAGAAGAATTCAGATCGGCCTTGAAGCTCAAATCCGCCAGTCACTCACGAAGATAGAAGGTGTGGGCAAGGTGAAGATCAAGTTTGAAGTCGATCCGAAACTCGTATTAGACGATTCTAATAAAATCCCGGGTGTGAAGAATGTGATCGCGATCGGTTCCGGAAAGGGCGGAGTCGGTAAATCTACCGTCACAGTAAATTTGGCGGCCCTGGCCGCTTCACTCGGATACAAGGTGGGAGTTCTGGACGCGGACATTTATGGTCCCTCCGTTGGAAAGATGTTCGGTATCAACGGTCGCGTGGCTCTAAAAGCCGAGGAAGATAAAATTTATCCTCTGGAAAAAGACGGACTCAAGATCATTTCCTTTTCCTTTCTCATAGACGAAAAACAACCGGTCGTTTGGAGAGGGCCGATGCTCGGAAAGGCCATCGAACAGTTCTTATACGATATCGTATGGGACGATCTCGACTATCTTTTCATCGATCTTCCTCCCGGGACGGGAGACGTGCAACTTTCTCTCGCACAGCTGATCGATTTAAACGGTGCCGTGATCGTCACGACTCCACAGTCTGTTGCGCTGTTAGACGCTAACCGTGCTTCGGCAATGTTCGCTCAAGTGAAAGTTCCCATCTTGGGAATCGTAGAAAATATGAGCGAGTTTATCTGCCCTAAATGTGGACACGCTTCTGCCATATTTAGCAAAGGAGGAGGCCAGAGATTGGCAGAATCTTCCGACGCACGTTTCTTAGGTGGCATCCCGTTGACAATGGAGATCATGAACGCCGGTGAAAACGGAAAACCCGTGATTTTAAAAGACAAAGATGGTCCAATCTATAAAGCTTACAAAAGTATTTTCGATCATCTAAATGAAGAAATAAAAAAGTGGGAATAA
- a CDS encoding 4-hydroxybenzoate octaprenyltransferase: protein MNLSLKSLKQYGSLIKFSHTLFALPFAGIAFVLAFLKTHDKSPIEWLILSFLILISMVLARSAAMGFNRIVDRDIDAKNQRTVDREIPAGKISIRSAGLFVVLSSIGFCFVSWWINSMAFALSFPTLFILLCYSLAKRFTWLCHWVLGFSIGLAPLATWVAIRQEIVLEPLLWTFGLAFNLAGFDILYALQDQEFDRKEGLFSVPSKFGRNSSLWIAAINHVLCIVLLFAAGIVSGLGPVFLLFLLITSYYLFQEHKIARGAGENIFPPKFYQIHSYISLILFGGLLADRFFFLVLLGS, encoded by the coding sequence ATGAATCTGAGTCTAAAATCCCTGAAGCAGTATGGAAGTCTCATCAAGTTTTCGCATACGCTCTTCGCGCTTCCGTTTGCTGGAATTGCATTTGTCCTCGCCTTTCTCAAAACGCACGATAAATCTCCGATAGAATGGTTGATTCTTTCTTTTTTGATTCTGATTTCCATGGTTTTGGCGAGATCGGCCGCGATGGGATTCAATCGAATCGTAGACCGAGATATCGATGCGAAAAATCAAAGAACCGTAGATCGAGAAATTCCCGCAGGAAAAATTTCGATTCGTTCCGCCGGTCTTTTTGTGGTCTTGTCTTCAATCGGATTTTGTTTTGTGAGTTGGTGGATCAATTCGATGGCGTTTGCGCTCTCGTTTCCGACACTCTTTATTCTATTGTGTTATTCTCTTGCAAAACGTTTTACTTGGCTCTGTCACTGGGTTCTTGGATTTTCTATCGGTCTCGCTCCGCTTGCTACTTGGGTGGCGATTCGACAAGAAATCGTTTTAGAACCCCTACTCTGGACTTTCGGACTCGCATTCAATTTGGCAGGCTTTGATATTCTCTACGCGCTTCAAGACCAAGAGTTCGATCGAAAGGAAGGATTGTTTTCAGTGCCGTCAAAATTTGGACGAAATTCTTCTCTTTGGATCGCGGCGATCAATCACGTTCTCTGTATCGTCCTATTATTTGCGGCGGGAATCGTATCCGGTCTCGGTCCTGTGTTTTTGCTCTTTCTTTTGATCACTTCTTATTATCTTTTTCAAGAACACAAAATCGCGAGAGGTGCGGGTGAGAATATTTTTCCACCGAAGTTCTATCAGATTCATTCTTACATTTCTCTGATTCTTTTTGGAGGATTGCTCGCGGATCGTTTCTTTTTTTTAGTCCTGTTAGGAAGTTAG
- a CDS encoding metallophosphoesterase family protein: MKILHLSDLHFPTPIPFFQLKGKMVVGYLNYTLRRRKKYPPYIWDSILKSVETLKPDAIVVSGDITNVSHEKEFQTAGKILSELPQDKIFYIPGNHDRYTKQAVGEHPFFEKYFSKLSGESISHNAEYIRIKKIAGMHFVGWDSSLPLSILNAYGTIHPEVISRTQEILREKKIEDYILVCHHPIWNPKERQETVHHRLLNREEIARLLQKQPPLAFLHGHVHTNWVKFPGEKMPYYVVNSASSTRLSDSKHECGFHLMEIEKKNLKIQRYTYNPEQSKFTEAPLVSYSEKE; the protein is encoded by the coding sequence ATGAAAATTCTTCACCTTTCAGATCTGCACTTTCCCACTCCGATTCCTTTCTTCCAGTTAAAAGGAAAGATGGTAGTAGGATATTTGAATTATACACTTCGAAGAAGAAAGAAATATCCTCCCTATATTTGGGATTCCATTTTGAAAAGTGTGGAGACTTTGAAACCGGACGCGATCGTAGTTTCGGGAGACATCACGAACGTTTCGCATGAAAAAGAATTCCAGACAGCAGGGAAAATATTAAGCGAACTTCCTCAGGATAAGATTTTTTACATCCCTGGAAATCATGATCGCTACACAAAACAGGCCGTAGGCGAACATCCGTTTTTCGAAAAGTATTTTTCAAAACTTTCCGGAGAATCAATTTCACATAACGCAGAATACATTCGAATTAAAAAAATCGCGGGTATGCACTTTGTCGGCTGGGATTCCAGTCTTCCTCTTTCCATTCTAAACGCATATGGAACGATTCATCCGGAGGTAATCTCAAGAACTCAAGAAATTCTTAGAGAAAAAAAAATCGAGGATTATATTCTAGTTTGTCATCATCCGATCTGGAATCCCAAAGAAAGACAGGAAACGGTTCATCACCGCTTACTAAATCGGGAAGAAATCGCCAGACTTCTACAAAAACAACCGCCTCTCGCTTTTTTACACGGACACGTACATACCAACTGGGTAAAATTTCCCGGCGAGAAAATGCCGTATTACGTCGTCAATTCCGCTTCCAGCACTCGTCTTTCGGATTCCAAACATGAGTGCGGATTTCACCTGATGGAAATCGAAAAAAAGAATCTTAAAATTCAAAGATATACTTATAACCCAGAACAGTCTAAATTTACGGAAGCTCCCTTAGTTTCGTATTCAGAAAAGGAATAA
- the ychF gene encoding redox-regulated ATPase YchF: MSLNCGIVGLPNVGKSTIFNALTKAGAQMENYPFCTIEPNKGIVEVPDSRLDRLAEIVKPQKIVPAIIEFVDIAGLVKGASQGEGLGNKFLSHIREVDAICHVVRAFEDDNVTHVHGKVNPVDDAAVVNLELIFADLDSADKQYQRAAKNAKNGNKDAQEIASVLEKILDLLKAGKPARLALPDLKDEEKKLAKTFQLITLKPVMYVANIADKDAAKKDTALIQQIRQMAREENAELVILCGRFEEEISGLDRNEQLDFLQEIGETESGLDRMIKTAYKLLGLITFFTAGEVEVRAWTTPVNSTGPKAAAVIHSDFEKGFIRAEVMSYEDLDRAGNQAKVKEEGKLRIEGKEYIVQDGDVIYFRINA, from the coding sequence ATGAGTCTGAATTGCGGCATCGTCGGCCTTCCCAACGTAGGTAAATCCACTATTTTTAACGCTCTCACAAAAGCGGGCGCGCAGATGGAAAACTATCCATTCTGTACCATCGAACCGAACAAAGGAATCGTAGAAGTTCCGGATTCCAGACTGGATCGCCTGGCCGAAATCGTCAAACCGCAGAAGATCGTACCCGCCATTATCGAATTCGTAGACATCGCCGGACTCGTCAAGGGCGCGAGTCAAGGAGAAGGTCTTGGAAATAAATTTCTTTCGCATATCCGCGAAGTGGACGCAATTTGCCACGTTGTGCGCGCTTTTGAAGACGACAACGTAACACACGTCCACGGAAAAGTGAACCCGGTAGACGACGCGGCCGTCGTGAATCTGGAATTGATTTTCGCCGATCTGGACAGCGCAGACAAACAATACCAAAGAGCCGCCAAAAACGCAAAGAATGGAAACAAAGATGCCCAGGAAATCGCATCGGTTCTTGAAAAGATTCTGGATCTTCTGAAAGCCGGCAAGCCGGCGCGACTCGCACTTCCGGATCTTAAGGACGAAGAAAAAAAACTCGCAAAGACCTTCCAACTGATTACTTTAAAACCAGTGATGTATGTCGCGAATATCGCCGACAAAGACGCCGCAAAAAAAGACACAGCTCTAATCCAACAAATTCGACAAATGGCGAGAGAAGAAAACGCCGAACTCGTCATTCTCTGTGGGCGTTTTGAAGAGGAAATCTCCGGTCTTGACCGAAACGAACAGCTCGATTTTTTACAAGAAATAGGAGAAACCGAGAGTGGCCTGGATCGGATGATCAAAACTGCATACAAACTTTTAGGATTAATCACATTCTTCACTGCCGGAGAAGTCGAAGTGAGAGCTTGGACCACTCCCGTCAACAGCACGGGACCCAAGGCCGCCGCCGTAATCCACTCCGATTTCGAGAAAGGTTTTATTCGCGCAGAAGTAATGAGCTACGAAGATCTGGATCGGGCGGGCAACCAAGCTAAGGTAAAAGAAGAAGGCAAACTCAGAATCGAAGGAAAAGAATACATCGTCCAAGACGGAGACGTGATTTATTTTAGAATCAACGCATAA
- a CDS encoding UbiX family flavin prenyltransferase — MKLVLGMAGASGSIYAERFIRALSTVEGTTFLICSPASLRVFREEMNCSVSSAKELLDYIFSKYKIGISKQQFLIRNFLDIGADIASGSNPWNAMVVLPCSMKTIASINAGLTENLIERAADVTLKERRTLVLVPREAPYNRIHLKNMLELHDAGGTILPASPGFYQMPKTLEDLGDFISERIFRLLGVELDLYPRWNPNNQEE; from the coding sequence ATGAAACTTGTTTTAGGAATGGCCGGTGCAAGCGGCTCTATTTACGCGGAACGATTTATCCGAGCGCTTTCGACGGTCGAAGGAACGACCTTTCTCATCTGTAGTCCGGCTTCTCTCCGAGTTTTTCGGGAAGAGATGAATTGTTCCGTTTCTTCCGCGAAGGAACTCCTCGATTACATTTTTTCGAAATACAAAATCGGAATTTCGAAACAACAATTTTTGATCCGTAATTTTTTGGATATAGGAGCGGACATCGCCTCCGGATCCAATCCTTGGAATGCGATGGTGGTTCTTCCTTGTTCCATGAAGACGATCGCATCGATTAACGCGGGTTTAACGGAGAATCTGATCGAAAGGGCCGCAGACGTGACTTTGAAAGAAAGAAGAACTCTCGTCCTGGTTCCGAGGGAGGCGCCTTACAATAGAATTCATCTTAAGAATATGTTGGAACTCCACGACGCGGGTGGAACGATTCTCCCCGCGTCTCCCGGTTTTTATCAAATGCCGAAGACATTGGAAGATCTGGGAGATTTTATTAGCGAGAGAATTTTCAGGCTCTTAGGCGTAGAATTGGATCTCTATCCCAGATGGAATCCAAACAACCAAGAAGAATAG
- a CDS encoding ankyrin repeat domain-containing protein produces MNVCTATVGELIQKGKTAEVIEFLEKNSDWNQREECESPLSIASRFHKTELLKILLQKGADPNFRSKGCSQESLLIIDGVLISKDYFFTATQTPLSHSSNKEVADILIDAGANPNIGGYRQDQPSGQGLAHYQPPLLIAILDRKYELAKYLIQKGASTEIFNPLTGENELELWFSSVGIRSQKDRKFYQYLRSLGLKKIILPSRIKPEKDDQTLSYVHLVTKRETKRSIASLRENGTFETDLVYSDPDQKYFHSSEFARKDTGQNLYEWILQRRLLSKKR; encoded by the coding sequence TTGAATGTTTGCACCGCAACCGTGGGAGAACTGATTCAAAAAGGCAAAACGGCAGAAGTCATCGAATTTCTGGAAAAAAATTCCGATTGGAATCAAAGGGAAGAATGTGAATCTCCTCTTTCTATCGCATCACGTTTCCATAAGACTGAACTCCTAAAAATTCTTCTTCAGAAAGGCGCCGATCCCAATTTCCGTTCGAAAGGATGTTCCCAAGAATCACTATTGATCATAGATGGTGTATTGATTTCAAAGGATTATTTTTTTACGGCAACCCAAACGCCACTCAGTCACTCCTCGAACAAGGAAGTCGCGGACATCTTAATAGACGCTGGTGCAAACCCGAATATCGGCGGCTACAGACAGGACCAACCCTCCGGCCAAGGTCTTGCACACTATCAACCTCCACTTCTCATCGCAATACTCGACAGAAAATATGAACTCGCTAAATACTTGATTCAAAAAGGCGCATCGACCGAAATTTTCAATCCGCTAACAGGGGAGAATGAACTTGAACTTTGGTTTTCAAGCGTGGGAATCCGGTCTCAAAAGGATCGCAAATTCTATCAATATCTAAGATCACTTGGTCTTAAAAAAATAATACTCCCTTCTCGGATTAAACCCGAAAAAGATGATCAAACGTTATCTTACGTTCATCTCGTTACAAAAAGGGAAACAAAAAGATCCATCGCAAGCCTTCGAGAGAACGGAACATTCGAAACGGATCTTGTCTACTCCGATCCGGACCAAAAATACTTTCACAGTTCCGAATTCGCCAGGAAGGATACTGGTCAAAATCTCTACGAATGGATCCTGCAAAGAAGACTTCTCTCCAAGAAACGTTAG
- a CDS encoding lipoyl domain-containing protein — protein sequence MKPKSGIFELITPDLGDTDKIELVHWNSKIGDSVTPGQEILELVTDKACFPMESPVKGKLTQIIKEKGSIVRKGDVLGILELSDAE from the coding sequence ATGAAACCAAAATCCGGCATTTTTGAACTGATCACACCGGACCTCGGAGATACAGACAAGATCGAACTCGTTCATTGGAATTCGAAGATTGGAGACTCTGTAACACCCGGTCAAGAAATCTTAGAGCTCGTAACCGACAAGGCTTGCTTCCCGATGGAGTCTCCGGTGAAAGGAAAACTAACGCAAATTATAAAAGAGAAGGGATCTATCGTTCGAAAGGGTGACGTTTTAGGTATCCTGGAACTTTCCGACGCCGAATGA